One Amorphoplanes digitatis genomic window carries:
- a CDS encoding non-ribosomal peptide synthetase, with product MKVSSLEAALPLTPLQEGMLFHALYDDEGVDVYVVQVSLRLDGALSPDRLRSAAEELLRRHCALRAGFHTRESGEPVQLIRRDVALPWAELDLRDVAPAEQERLLGRRQTADRAEPFDMARPPLLRLTLARLADDRHILVLTWHHILLDAWSLQLVLRDLVALYEGEELPPAVPFSRYLAWLAGQDREKAGLAWAEALRGVAEPTLVAPVKPATGPATMAGLVAAELSREATAALTGSARSTGLTVNTIVQVAWALLLCGVTGRDDVMFGQAVSGRPADLDGVADIVGLLINTVPVRVRLDPAETLAGLLERVQREQAELITHHHLGLAAVQRLAGLSELYDTAVMFANAPADSSGGAAHRLRISAETESEAERTGATHYPLSLTAVPGPRLHLALSYRAEFFDRDTVERFARRLVMLLETCAADPATPVGRVGLLPEAELAQVVREWNDTGVPLPESTLPELFEAQAARTPEATAVVFEGERLTYAELAGRVDRLARVLRARGVRPGDAIAVAVPRSIELIVAVHAVVAAGAAYVPLDPEYPAGRTAGILADADPALLITTGTVAAGLPRSPVPRLLLDAPLPDAPDRAAAARWPAGPAYIMFTSGSTGRPKGVVVSHAAIVNALRWMQGRFPLGPGDRMLQKTPSGFDVSVPELFWPLQTGATLVVAAPGGHQDPAYLAGLIQRESVDTVQFVPSLLGVFLQEPAAAACDSLRRVFCIGEPLPPETVNLFHELLPAGLHNLYGPTEAAVQVTHWPCRPVPAGAGVPIGRPVWNTRVFVLDAALRPVAPGVAGELYLAGRQLASGYAHRPALTAERFVASPFGAAGERMYRTGDIVRWSPGGDLEYLGRADHQVKIRGMRVELGEIEAVLARHPGVAHVAVVMREDRPGAKRLVAYVVPAGPPAEPGELTAHAAATLPGYMVPADIVELAELPLTANGKLDRAALPAPAVARPGGRPPHGPVEELLAGLFAEVLGQAGAGAEDSFFDLGGDSIMSIQLVARARRAGWALTPRDVFTHRTVAALARVARPAAAAAAEHRDAGIGDLPALPVLHWLSGLAGPVDDLHQSAVLRVPAGMDLGGLTAAVQAVLDRHDALRMRWTAAPGPRWALDIGPRGSVRAAECVRRVDAAGLAGPALRTAVAAEATRARAELSPGERRMLRCVWLDRGPRSGGRLLILAHHGVVDEVSWRILVPDLRAAFQDEPRLLPVPFSLRTWSHRMAAAATEPDRVAEAALWTEVLRGGPGDALPAAGPQDVFGAARSLSVRLGPADTAALLTAVPAAFRADAEDAMLTALAMAVTSWRPGPAGGVLVDVEGHGRQDLPGGADLSRTVGWFTTLHPERLDPKLPGWERAGPSDPRLGAALKRVKEQRRRLPDRGLGYGLLRYLNPRTAAVLAAHPAPRIGFNYLGRVAGDDGADWSPAPESDAAGPGAGPRLAMPHTLGVTAAIEDGPDGPILTAAFAWPDRLLTVHDVRALGEAWLSALRLLGAHAARPGAGGLTPSDVRPAEVGQEELSRWEASLGGRGLADVLPLTPLQEGLLFHARYDRAVPDVYHLQLVLELDRAPRVPALRAACQALVDRHAALRAAFPVRAVGAPVQLIPATVTAPFQEHDLPGPDGLTGFLDADLLRRFDPARPPLLRFALLRLGGDRHALVLTLHHLLADGWSLPLLLRELGEHYAGDATRPAPPPVRLFHEWLAGQDTAAAEAAWRAALAGLEAPTLIAPGGDAAGLPTLPRRRTADLPAELTGRIAARARACGLTVNTVLQGAWAVVLGALTGRRDVVFGATVSVRPPELPGAEEMVGLLISTVPVRVRLTPGAGLAGLLAEVQAEQAALNRYAYLGPGAVQRLAGLGPLYDTSMVFENFPDAAADPAPGDERLPVAQFSGRDAYHYPLKLLAAPGERLRLEISHRPELVPDPLAAEAMDRLTAVLEGFAADPHRQPDPGPAVVDRVGELAGEVLGAGRLGAGADFFAAGGDSLLALRLAGRIREVLGADVDPALIFRRRTPAGIAAGLAAPPVPR from the coding sequence GTGAAGGTGTCTTCTCTCGAAGCGGCCCTGCCCCTGACCCCGCTCCAGGAGGGGATGCTGTTCCACGCGCTCTACGACGACGAGGGCGTCGACGTCTACGTGGTGCAGGTGTCGCTGCGGCTGGACGGTGCGCTGTCGCCGGACCGGCTGCGGTCGGCCGCCGAGGAGCTGCTGCGGCGGCACTGCGCGCTGCGGGCCGGTTTCCACACCCGGGAATCGGGGGAGCCGGTCCAGCTGATCCGCCGCGACGTCGCTCTGCCCTGGGCCGAACTGGACCTGCGCGACGTCGCACCGGCCGAGCAGGAGCGGCTGCTGGGCCGGCGGCAGACGGCCGACCGGGCCGAGCCGTTCGACATGGCCCGCCCGCCGCTGCTGCGCCTCACCCTGGCGCGGCTGGCGGACGACCGGCACATCCTCGTCCTGACCTGGCATCACATCCTGCTCGACGCGTGGTCGCTGCAACTGGTCCTGCGCGACCTGGTCGCGCTGTACGAGGGCGAGGAGCTGCCGCCGGCGGTCCCGTTCAGCCGGTATCTGGCCTGGCTGGCCGGCCAGGACCGGGAGAAGGCCGGGCTCGCCTGGGCCGAGGCGCTGCGCGGGGTGGCGGAGCCGACGCTGGTGGCGCCGGTGAAGCCGGCGACCGGGCCGGCGACGATGGCCGGGCTGGTCGCGGCCGAGCTGTCGCGGGAGGCGACGGCGGCGCTGACCGGGTCCGCGCGGTCCACCGGGCTGACCGTCAACACGATCGTGCAGGTCGCCTGGGCGCTGCTGCTGTGCGGCGTGACCGGTCGCGACGACGTGATGTTCGGGCAGGCGGTGTCGGGCCGGCCCGCGGATCTCGACGGGGTGGCCGACATCGTCGGCCTGCTGATCAACACGGTGCCGGTCCGGGTGCGGCTCGATCCGGCCGAGACCCTCGCCGGGCTGCTCGAACGGGTACAGCGCGAGCAGGCCGAGCTGATCACGCACCACCATCTCGGCCTGGCCGCCGTCCAGCGGCTGGCCGGGCTCAGCGAGCTGTACGACACCGCGGTCATGTTCGCCAACGCCCCCGCGGACTCCTCCGGCGGCGCGGCGCACCGGCTCCGGATCAGCGCGGAGACCGAGTCGGAGGCCGAGCGGACCGGCGCCACCCACTATCCGCTCAGCCTGACCGCGGTACCCGGGCCGCGGCTGCACCTGGCACTGAGCTACCGGGCGGAGTTCTTCGACCGGGACACCGTCGAACGGTTCGCGCGGCGCCTGGTGATGCTGCTGGAGACCTGCGCCGCGGACCCGGCCACGCCGGTGGGCCGGGTCGGGTTGCTGCCGGAGGCGGAGCTGGCCCAGGTCGTCCGGGAGTGGAACGACACCGGCGTGCCGCTGCCGGAGTCGACCCTGCCGGAGCTGTTCGAGGCGCAGGCCGCGCGGACACCGGAGGCGACGGCCGTGGTCTTCGAGGGCGAGCGCCTCACCTACGCCGAGCTGGCCGGGCGCGTCGACCGGCTCGCGCGCGTCCTGCGCGCCCGTGGGGTACGGCCGGGCGACGCGATAGCGGTCGCCGTTCCCCGCTCGATCGAGTTGATCGTGGCCGTGCACGCGGTCGTGGCGGCGGGCGCGGCGTATGTCCCGCTCGATCCCGAGTACCCGGCGGGGCGTACCGCCGGCATCCTCGCCGACGCGGACCCGGCCCTGCTGATCACCACCGGGACCGTCGCGGCCGGGCTGCCCCGCTCGCCCGTGCCCCGGCTGCTCCTGGACGCACCGTTGCCGGACGCGCCGGACCGCGCGGCGGCGGCCCGGTGGCCCGCCGGGCCGGCCTACATCATGTTCACGTCCGGCTCGACCGGGCGCCCCAAGGGCGTCGTGGTGAGCCACGCCGCGATCGTCAACGCGCTCCGCTGGATGCAGGGCCGGTTCCCGCTCGGCCCGGGCGACCGCATGCTCCAGAAGACCCCGTCGGGGTTCGACGTGTCGGTGCCGGAGCTGTTCTGGCCGTTGCAGACCGGAGCCACGCTCGTGGTGGCGGCCCCCGGCGGGCACCAGGACCCGGCCTACCTGGCCGGGCTGATCCAGCGCGAGTCGGTCGACACCGTCCAGTTCGTACCGTCGCTGCTCGGCGTGTTCCTCCAGGAGCCGGCGGCCGCGGCGTGCGACAGCCTGCGCCGGGTGTTCTGCATCGGCGAGCCGCTTCCGCCGGAGACCGTCAACCTGTTCCACGAGCTTCTCCCGGCCGGCCTGCACAACCTGTACGGCCCGACCGAGGCGGCCGTGCAGGTGACGCACTGGCCGTGCCGGCCGGTGCCCGCGGGCGCCGGTGTGCCGATCGGGAGACCGGTGTGGAACACCCGGGTGTTCGTGCTCGACGCGGCGCTGCGGCCGGTGGCGCCGGGCGTCGCGGGAGAGCTGTACCTCGCCGGGCGGCAGCTGGCCTCCGGCTACGCGCATCGGCCGGCGCTGACCGCGGAACGCTTCGTCGCAAGCCCGTTCGGCGCGGCCGGCGAGCGGATGTACCGCACCGGCGACATCGTCCGGTGGTCGCCCGGCGGTGACCTGGAATACCTCGGCCGGGCCGACCACCAGGTCAAGATCCGCGGCATGCGGGTGGAGCTCGGCGAGATCGAGGCGGTGCTGGCCCGGCACCCCGGCGTCGCGCACGTCGCCGTCGTGATGCGCGAGGACCGGCCGGGCGCGAAGCGGCTGGTGGCCTACGTGGTGCCGGCCGGGCCGCCGGCCGAACCTGGCGAGCTGACCGCGCACGCCGCCGCGACCCTGCCCGGCTACATGGTTCCCGCCGACATCGTCGAGCTGGCCGAGCTGCCGCTGACCGCGAACGGCAAGCTGGACCGCGCGGCCCTGCCCGCGCCGGCCGTCGCCCGGCCGGGCGGGCGCCCGCCGCACGGGCCCGTCGAGGAGCTGCTCGCCGGCCTGTTCGCCGAGGTGCTCGGGCAGGCCGGCGCCGGCGCCGAGGACAGCTTCTTCGACCTGGGCGGCGACTCGATCATGTCGATCCAGCTGGTCGCGCGGGCCCGCCGCGCCGGTTGGGCGCTGACACCCCGCGACGTCTTCACCCACCGGACGGTCGCCGCGCTGGCCCGGGTCGCCCGGCCCGCGGCGGCCGCGGCGGCCGAGCACCGGGACGCCGGGATCGGCGACCTGCCGGCCCTGCCGGTCCTGCACTGGCTGAGCGGGCTCGCCGGGCCGGTCGACGACCTCCACCAGTCGGCGGTGCTGCGGGTACCGGCCGGGATGGACCTGGGCGGCCTCACGGCGGCGGTGCAGGCGGTGCTCGACCGGCACGACGCGCTGCGGATGCGGTGGACCGCAGCGCCGGGGCCGCGGTGGGCGCTGGACATCGGCCCGCGCGGCTCGGTGCGTGCCGCCGAGTGCGTACGCCGGGTGGACGCGGCCGGCCTCGCCGGTCCCGCGCTCCGGACGGCGGTCGCGGCCGAGGCGACCCGGGCCCGCGCGGAGCTGTCACCGGGCGAACGGCGGATGCTGCGCTGTGTCTGGCTCGACCGCGGGCCGCGGAGCGGCGGACGCCTGCTGATCCTGGCGCACCACGGTGTCGTCGACGAGGTGTCTTGGCGCATTCTCGTTCCCGACCTGCGGGCCGCGTTCCAGGACGAGCCTCGGCTCCTCCCGGTGCCGTTCTCGCTGCGTACCTGGTCGCACCGGATGGCGGCGGCGGCGACGGAGCCGGACCGGGTCGCGGAGGCGGCACTGTGGACGGAGGTGCTCCGCGGCGGCCCCGGCGACGCCCTGCCGGCGGCCGGGCCGCAGGACGTGTTCGGCGCGGCGCGCAGCCTGTCCGTCCGGCTCGGCCCGGCGGACACCGCCGCACTGCTCACGGCCGTGCCGGCAGCCTTCCGCGCGGACGCGGAGGACGCCATGCTGACGGCGCTCGCCATGGCGGTCACCTCGTGGCGGCCCGGCCCGGCCGGCGGCGTGCTCGTCGACGTCGAGGGGCACGGCCGGCAGGACCTGCCCGGCGGCGCCGACCTGTCCCGTACCGTCGGCTGGTTCACCACCCTGCACCCGGAGCGCCTCGACCCTAAACTGCCCGGCTGGGAGCGGGCCGGGCCCAGCGACCCGCGCCTCGGCGCCGCGCTGAAGCGGGTCAAGGAGCAGCGCCGCCGGCTGCCCGATCGCGGCCTCGGCTACGGCCTGCTGCGCTACCTCAACCCGCGGACCGCGGCGGTGCTCGCCGCACACCCGGCGCCCCGGATCGGCTTCAACTACCTGGGTCGCGTCGCGGGCGACGACGGCGCGGACTGGTCGCCGGCGCCCGAGTCGGACGCCGCCGGGCCGGGCGCCGGCCCGCGCCTTGCCATGCCGCACACCCTCGGCGTGACCGCCGCGATCGAGGACGGCCCGGACGGGCCGATCCTGACCGCCGCGTTCGCCTGGCCGGACCGGCTGCTGACCGTCCATGACGTACGCGCGCTCGGCGAGGCGTGGCTGTCCGCCCTGCGCCTGCTCGGTGCGCACGCGGCGCGGCCCGGTGCCGGCGGTCTCACCCCGTCCGACGTCCGCCCGGCCGAGGTGGGCCAGGAGGAGCTGTCCCGGTGGGAGGCGTCCCTCGGCGGGCGGGGCCTCGCCGACGTGCTGCCGCTCACGCCGCTTCAGGAGGGGCTGCTGTTCCACGCCCGCTACGACCGCGCGGTCCCGGACGTCTACCACCTCCAGCTGGTGCTGGAGCTGGACCGCGCGCCGCGGGTGCCCGCGCTGCGCGCCGCGTGCCAGGCGCTGGTGGACCGGCACGCCGCGCTGCGCGCGGCCTTCCCGGTGCGCGCGGTGGGCGCGCCCGTCCAGCTCATCCCGGCCACGGTGACCGCGCCGTTCCAGGAACACGACCTGCCGGGACCGGACGGGCTGACCGGCTTCCTCGACGCGGACCTGCTCCGCCGGTTCGACCCGGCCCGGCCGCCCCTGCTGCGGTTCGCGCTGCTGCGGCTGGGCGGTGACCGCCACGCGCTGGTGCTCACCCTGCACCACCTGCTGGCCGACGGCTGGTCCCTTCCGCTGCTGCTGCGCGAGCTCGGCGAGCACTACGCGGGCGACGCCACCCGCCCGGCGCCCCCGCCCGTGCGGCTCTTCCACGAGTGGCTGGCCGGGCAGGACACGGCCGCCGCGGAGGCGGCCTGGCGGGCGGCGCTCGCCGGGCTCGAAGCGCCGACGCTGATCGCGCCCGGCGGCGACGCGGCCGGGCTGCCCACCCTGCCCCGGCGCCGCACCGCCGACCTGCCCGCCGAGCTGACCGGCCGGATCGCCGCGCGGGCCCGCGCCTGCGGCCTCACGGTGAACACCGTGCTCCAGGGCGCCTGGGCCGTGGTGCTCGGCGCGCTCACCGGCCGCCGCGACGTGGTGTTCGGCGCCACCGTCTCGGTGCGCCCGCCCGAGCTGCCCGGCGCCGAGGAGATGGTCGGGCTCTTGATCAGCACGGTGCCGGTGCGGGTCCGGTTGACGCCGGGCGCCGGCCTGGCCGGCCTGCTGGCCGAGGTGCAGGCGGAACAGGCGGCCCTGAACCGGTACGCCTATCTGGGGCCGGGGGCCGTGCAGCGGCTCGCCGGGCTGGGGCCGCTCTACGACACGTCGATGGTCTTCGAGAACTTCCCCGACGCCGCCGCCGACCCGGCGCCGGGCGACGAGCGGCTGCCGGTGGCCCAGTTCTCCGGGCGGGACGCCTACCACTACCCGCTCAAGCTGCTGGCGGCGCCGGGCGAACGGCTCCGCCTGGAGATCAGTCACCGTCCCGAGCTGGTACCGGACCCGCTGGCCGCCGAGGCGATGGACCGGTTGACGGCCGTCCTCGAAGGATTCGCCGCCGACCCGCACCGGCAGCCCGACCCCGGGCCGGCGGTCGTGGACCGGGTCGGCGAGCTCGCCGGGGAGGTCCTCGGCGCCGGCCGGCTCGGCGCCGGCGCCGACTTCTTCGCCGCGGGTGGCGACTCCCTGCTGGCGCTGCGGCTGGCCGGGCGGATCCGCGAGGTACTCGGCGCGGACGTCGACCCCGCCCTGATCTTCCGGCGCCGGACGCCGGCCGGCATCGCGGCCGGCCTCGCCGCCCCGCCGGTACCGCGCTGA
- a CDS encoding SDR family NAD(P)-dependent oxidoreductase: MRTIVISGASSGIGNATAKRFARAGDRVYNLDIKPPETDSAAGTWIETDVADWSAVDRAVARVDEAHGGIDVAIANAGISIRHGVLEIAETDARRVVDVNLLGVLAMWRSAARRMAGRGAGVLLATASVNGHRGYPGYADYNATKAGVAALCRTFAMELSPAIRAACVSPGAVLTPMQLAEYTPEMLVAVNARIPAGRHADPDEIAAAFFYLASPEARFLTGQEIVIDGGEIAGATTSEFNRRIA; encoded by the coding sequence ATGCGAACCATCGTGATTTCGGGTGCGTCCAGCGGAATCGGAAACGCGACCGCGAAACGATTCGCCCGGGCCGGTGACCGCGTTTACAACCTCGATATCAAGCCGCCGGAAACGGATTCCGCCGCCGGCACCTGGATCGAGACCGACGTGGCCGACTGGTCCGCCGTCGACCGGGCGGTCGCCCGGGTCGACGAGGCGCACGGCGGTATCGACGTGGCGATCGCCAACGCCGGCATCAGCATCCGGCACGGCGTCCTGGAGATCGCCGAGACGGACGCCCGCCGGGTCGTCGACGTCAACCTGCTCGGTGTGCTGGCGATGTGGCGGTCGGCCGCACGCCGGATGGCCGGCCGGGGCGCGGGCGTGCTGCTGGCCACCGCCTCGGTCAACGGCCACCGCGGATACCCGGGTTACGCCGACTACAACGCCACGAAGGCCGGCGTCGCGGCGCTCTGCCGCACGTTCGCGATGGAGCTCAGCCCGGCGATCCGGGCGGCCTGCGTGTCACCGGGCGCGGTGCTGACGCCGATGCAGCTCGCCGAGTACACCCCGGAGATGCTGGTCGCCGTCAACGCACGCATCCCGGCCGGCCGGCACGCGGATCCGGACGAGATCGCCGCCGCGTTCTTCTATCTGGCGTCGCCCGAGGCCCGCTTTCTCACCGGCCAGGAAATCGTCATCGACGGTGGCGAGATCGCAGGTGCCACCACCAGCGAATTCAACCGGAGGATCGCGTGA
- a CDS encoding TauD/TfdA family dioxygenase, which yields MSAEEACALAGAVDELRAGGSSPAGPDFYDRHPSSHELLPAGLSRFLDEFRRDGNVPVCEVRGFPVDDAAVGPTPDHWDLRDGLESTAELDIAVAMCASALGEPFAWATLQCGRLVQDVFPIRGDERRESGHGSDAFLQFHTDDAFRPDSCDYILLFGVRNHDAVPTYVSAVRDVELGDDDRRVLSEARFHIIPDDEHIRQLELRAPGDPALRKAIEMRDRPAPVPVLFGNPFEPCIRLDAPYMSCVGDDPAARRALDALAAELHRVRRPLVAAQGTLLILNNRSVAHARESFTARYDGTDRWLRKIIVSRDPGEVRKPVSADRVRL from the coding sequence ATGTCCGCCGAGGAGGCGTGCGCGCTAGCGGGCGCCGTCGATGAGCTCCGGGCGGGCGGGAGCTCACCGGCCGGACCCGACTTCTACGACCGGCACCCGTCCAGTCATGAACTGCTGCCGGCCGGGCTGTCCCGGTTCCTCGACGAGTTCCGCCGCGACGGGAACGTGCCGGTGTGCGAGGTGCGCGGCTTCCCGGTCGACGACGCCGCCGTGGGACCGACCCCCGACCACTGGGATCTGCGGGACGGGCTCGAATCGACCGCCGAGCTCGACATCGCCGTGGCGATGTGCGCCTCGGCACTCGGCGAGCCGTTCGCCTGGGCGACCCTCCAATGTGGCCGGCTGGTGCAGGACGTCTTCCCGATCCGCGGCGACGAGCGGCGCGAGAGCGGCCACGGCAGCGACGCGTTCCTCCAGTTCCACACCGACGACGCGTTCCGGCCGGACTCGTGCGACTACATCCTGCTCTTCGGGGTCCGCAACCACGACGCGGTGCCGACGTACGTCTCCGCGGTGCGCGACGTCGAACTCGGCGACGACGACCGGCGGGTGCTGTCCGAGGCGCGGTTCCACATCATCCCGGACGACGAGCACATCCGGCAGCTCGAACTGCGCGCGCCCGGCGACCCCGCGCTGCGCAAGGCGATCGAGATGCGCGACCGGCCGGCGCCGGTCCCGGTGCTGTTCGGCAACCCGTTCGAGCCGTGCATCCGGCTCGACGCGCCGTACATGAGCTGCGTCGGCGACGATCCGGCCGCGCGGCGGGCGCTGGACGCGCTCGCGGCGGAGCTGCACCGGGTCCGGCGGCCCCTGGTCGCGGCTCAGGGCACCCTGCTGATCCTGAACAACCGCAGCGTCGCGCACGCCCGGGAGTCGTTCACCGCGCGCTACGACGGCACCGACCGCTGGCTCCGGAAGATCATCGTCTCCCGCGACCCGGGCGAGGTCCGCAAGCCGGTCTCCGCCGACCGGGTCCGGCTGTAG